One segment of Alnus glutinosa chromosome 2, dhAlnGlut1.1, whole genome shotgun sequence DNA contains the following:
- the LOC133859498 gene encoding protein TPX2, whose product MAEVAAKEEPSTAAAMTTTIIDEEYEFSAPRFYDFVKEETEEEVRKAELWFDSALAYAPSPCMPRIRTGRSFTVESLCNFNEADQMQKKSESSDTEATDNNLETKPRLEPMPAKFKEQEVTPSEAKEESNANVVSADKVTIEDDKGQGACTEENGSSSICQVSADKVTIEDDKGQGACTEENGRVSAGRTSSSVKIVEVSDDKLNSKSNFHVGTDACCTPKPTMTSQKGGRVTDSKKHQTAKKIASLVRNPSALKPRSQLPSSQVKSIKPSSVKRDTNVKTGTPNLAQDNQAIKRQKLEGGRTRQILNVKPQYFPHKSKLGLTSGTSNLCSSTANKTNKEDRKVYVREPAKPFVSMAEMMRNFQSSTKDLSLPHVDAASKLTLTRPKEPELETAQRVRSIRVKSTAELEEEMMAKIPKFKARPLNKKILEASTLPTIPRSTPQPPEFKEFRLETMARANQNAESASVASTEVSHQNNPWKPHLTTPKTPVLHTSLRARPPRVKTSFELEQEELEKIPKFKAKPLNKKIFESKGELGLFCHAKKHVTIPQEFHFATDERIPPPAAVVDLFDKLSLNSEHCHENPIIRNTTPNPFHLHTEERGAQKERRFVMELVHKQLEAERARIPRASPYPYTTDYPVIPPKPEPKQCTKPEPFQLESLVRHEEEMQREMDERRRIEKEAAQMRIFKAQPVLKEDPIPVPEKVRKPLTQVQEFNLHVDHRAVDRADFDQKIKEKETMYKRYREESEAARMIEEEKALKQLRRTLVPHARPVPSFDRPFCPQKSSKEITKAKSPNLRVLQRKERRKVVRAVADAVSSAASHMR is encoded by the exons ATGGCGGAAGTGGCTGCTAAGGAGGAACCGAGTACGGCGGCGGCAATGACGACGACGATTATCGACGAGGAGTACGAGTTCTCGGCGCCGCGGTTCTACGACTTCGTGAAGGAAGAGACTGAAGAGGAAGTGCGAAAGGCCGAGCTCTGGTTCGACTCCGCTCTCGCCTACGCCCCGTCCC CCTGTATGCCTAGAATCAGGACTGGTAGGTCTTTTACAGTTGAGAGCTTATGCAATTTCAATGAAGCAGACCAAATGCAAAAG AAATCAGAGTCATCAGATACAGAAGCTACTGATAATAACTTGGAAACTAAGCCTAGACTGGAACCTATGCCTGCTAAATTCAAGGAACAAGAAGTGACACCCAGTGAGGCcaaagaagaaagcaatgccAATGTG GTTTCTGCTGATAAGGTTACAATTGAAGATGACAAAGGGCAGGGTGCATGCACTGAAGAAAATGGAAGTTCAAGCATCTGCCAGGTTTCTGCTGATAAGGTAACAATTGAAGATGACAAAGGGCAGGGTGCTTGCACTGAAGAAAATGGAAG GGTTTCTGCTGGAAGAACCTCTTCCAGTGTGAAGATAGTAGAAGTGAGTGACGATAAGTTGAATAGCAAATCCAATTTTCATGTAGGAACCGATGCTTGCTGCACACCTAAGCCGACAATGACGTCTCAGAAGGGAGGCCGGGTGACGGATTCCAAGAAGCACCAGACAGCTAAAAAGATAGCTAGTTTGGTTAGGAACCCATCAGCGCTGAAGCCTAGAAGTCAGTTGCCGTCATCGCAAGTCAAAAGCATCAAACCATCAAGTGTGAAAAG GGACACAAATGTGAAAACTGGGACTCCCAACCTAGCTCAAGATAACCAGGCCATTAAGCGGCAGAAGTTGGAAGGAGGAAGAACTAGACAG ATACTAAATGTCAAACCTCAATATTTTCCCCACAAGTCAAAACTTGGTCTTACCAGTGGTACTTCCAACTTATGCTCTTCAACTgctaataaaactaataaagaAGACAGAAAG GTTTACGTACGGGAACCAGCAAAACCATTTGTTTCAATGGCAGAAATGATGAGGAATTTCCAATCAAGTACCAAGGACTTGTCACTGCCACAT GTTGATGCTGCTTCTAAACTAACATTGACAAGGCCTAAGGAACCCGAACTTGAAACTGCCCAACGGGTTCGCTCAATTAGGGTAAAAAGTACTGCGGAGCTTGAGGAAGAAATGATGGCGAAAATTCCAAAGTTCAAAGCTCGACCACTAAATAAGAAG ATTCTCGAAGCTTCAACACTACCCACAATACCAAGAAGTACACCGCAGCCACCAGAATTTAAG GAATTCCGTTTGGAGACCATGGCAAGGGCCAATCAGAATGCAGAATCAGCTTCTGTAGCTTCAACGGAAGTGTCCCATCAG AATAATCCATGGAAGCCTCATCTGACTACACCTAAAACCCCTGTACTTCATACATCATTGAGGGCCCGTCCCCCCAGGGTGAAAACCTCTTTTGAACTTGAGCAGGAGGAGCTTGAAAAAATTCCTAAATTCAAGGCTAAGCCTTTGAATAAGAAG ATCTTCGAAAGTAAAGGGGAATTGGGGTTGTTCTGTCATGCAAAGAAACATGTAACAATACCTCAAGAATTTCATTTTGCAACGGATGAGAGGATTCCACCGCCTGCCGCTGTTGTTGATTTGTTTGACAAG CTTTCTTTGAATTCTGAACATTGCCATGAAAATCCGATTATAAGAAACACTACTCCAAATCCATTCCATCTTCACACGGAG GAAAGAGGGGCCCAGAAGGAGAGGAGATTTGTTATGGAGCTCGTGCATAAGCAGTTGGAAGCGGAAAGAGCTAGGATTCCAAGGGCTAGCCCATATCCTTATACCACTGACTATCCTGTG ATTCCACCAAAACCAGAGCCCAAGCAATGCACAAAACCAGAGCCTTTCCAGTTGGAAAGTCTGGTGAGGCATGAGGAGGAAATGCAGAGGGAAATGGATGAAAGAAGGAGGATAGAGAAAGAAGCAGCCCAGATGAGAATTTTCAAGGCGCAGCCAGTTTTAAAAGA GGACCCTATTCCAGTTCCAGAGAAAGTGCGCAAACCCCTCACTCAAGTTCAGGAATTTAATCTCCATGTAGATCATCGAGCTGTGGATAGAGCAGATTTTGATCAAAAG ATTAAGGAGAAAGAAACGATGTACAAGAGATACAGAGAGGAGAGCGAGGCAGCACGGATG ATTGAGGAAGAGAAAGCCTTGAAACAACTGAGAAGGACATTGGTTCCCCATGCAAGACCAGTTCCTAGTTTTGATCGTCCTTTCTGTCCCCAAAA GTCTTCCAAGGAAATAACAAAAGCAAAGTCACCAAATTTGCGTGTGCTCCAGAGAAAAGAAAGGCGTAAAGTGGTCAGAGCCGTGGCTGATGCAGTTTCGAGTGCCGCCTCTCATATGAGATGA